The Solidesulfovibrio sp. region TGCCCTGTCCCAGCCCGTGGCAACGCCCCGGGCCCGAAGCCCCCAATTCCGGCCTCGCCCAGCCGTCGGCCCTTCGGGCCGAGGGTCTTGGATTTTTTGCTTTGAAAGCCCTTTTCTTCAAATGCGGCGCTTCGCCGCTGGCGCCCGTGGTCGCGCAATGGGGCCTGCCGTGCTGGCCGGCTTTGCGGCCAGTGTCGGCAGGCCCCATTGCGCGACCACACCGACCGACGCCCCGCCGCCCACCATTTCCGACCGCCTTTCCACCCGCCCCGTCGGGGGGACCGGGGGGATCATCCCCCCCGGCCGCCGGAGGCATCTTCCCTCCCCTCCCCCGCTATCGCCTGGTCGCCACCGCCGTCATGACGCCCGCGCCCACCAGTGCCCCGCCGCCCAGGCGCTTGAGCCGCCGCACGAAGCGCGGGTCGCGGATGCGGCCGCCGGCCGTGCCGGACAGCAGGGCGTAGGCGGTGGTGTTGACGGCGGCCAGCGCCACGAAGGTGGCGCCGAGCAGGAACAGTTGTGGCCCGGCCGAGGCGCCGGGGCTGACGAACTGGGGCAGGAAGGCCACGAAAAAGAGGATGGTCTTGGGATTGAGCGCCGTGACGGCGAAGGCGTGGGCGAATTTGCGGCCGGACGGGCGCGGCTCGGATGCGGCGACGGCATTGCCCGAACGGATCATGCCGATGCCGAGCCAGACGAGGTAGACGGCACCGATGGCCTTGACGACGGTGAAGGCGGCGGCCGAGGCGGACAGCAATGCGCCGAGGCCGAGCAGCGATCCGGCGCAGGCCACGGCGTCGCCCAGGCACACGCCGCCCACGATGGGCCAGGGCGAGCGGCGGCCCTCGGCCAGGCCGTAGCTGATGACGAGCAGGACGGTCGGGCCGGGGATGATGAGCAGGAAGGACGCGGCGGCGATAAAGGCGAGGTAGAGGGGAAGCGACATGGCGAACTCCTTGGCCGAGCCTTACGCCCCGTCGCCTCCGGAGTAAATGCCGCAGCGCCGGCAGGCCTGGCAGCCGGCCGGCGGGCATTTGGCCGTGGGCACCCCCTCACGGTAGCGTTCCCACTCGCGCCACAGGAAGTCGCGCGACACCCCGACATCGACGATGTCCCAGGGGAAGGCTTCGTCCTTGTCGCGCGGCCGGTCGAGGTAGGCAGCCACGTCGCCGTCCCAGGTCTTGAGCGCCCGGCGGAAGCTGCCGGCGGCCACGGCCTGCTCGACGAGCCCGAAAAGCGCCGTGTCGCCCCGGGCGAGCAGGCCTTGCAGGCGGGCGGCCGAGGCGTTTTCCACCTCCACCTTGAAACCCTTCAGCGGTTTGACGGCGGCGCGTACCCGGGCATAGGCCGCCTCGATGGCCGCCTCGGCGGCCATGGGCGCCCACTGCATGGGGGTAAAGGGTTTGGGCACGAGGGGGTTGACCGACAGGGTGGCGTGGGCCACGCCGCGCTTGCCAACGCCAATGGAGGAGGCGGCGGCGATGTCGCGCAGAAGCGGCGCCAGTTCGTCGAAATCCGCCTCGGTCTCGCCCGGCCAACCAACGATGAGATAGAATTTGAGGTGGTTGACGCCGTGCTTGCCGGCCAGGGACACGGCGCGCAACAGCGCCTCCACGGACAGCTGCTTGTTGGCCGCCCGGCGCAATCGCTCGCCCGGGGCCTCCAGGGCGAGCGTGAGGGTACGCAGGCCGGCCTCGCGCAGGATGGCCAAAAGCTCCGGGGTGATGCCGTCGGCGCGCACCGAGGACAGGGAAAACTTCGTGCCGCGCTTTTTGAGCCAGGTGAGAAACGGCAGCAAATCGGGCCAGTCGGTCAGCGCCGTGCCGACCAGGCCGACCTTGCGCGGCGAAACGTCCTCGATAAGCGCCTGCAAGGCGTCGCGCCCGGCCTGGCGCGGCGGCCGGTAGGCGTAGCCGGCGGCGCAGAAGCGGCAGCCATGGGGGCAGCCCCGGTTGACCTCGACCAGGAACATGTCGCGGAAGGCGGCGTGGCCGGAAACGAAGCAGGAATGGGCCGGATCGGCCAGGAGGACCGGCGCGCCGGGGCAGGCGGCCACGACGCGCCGCACGGGCGTTCGGGTCAGCCCCGGGACCAGCACGCCCGGCATGTCGGCCACGGCGGCCAGGCAGCGGGCCTTGTCCGCGCCGGCCAGCGCCTGCCGGCGCAGCCTGTCCAGCACCGCGGCCAGGCCGGCCTCGGCTTCGCCCACGAAAAGCAGGTCCAGGGCCGGCAGGATGGGCGCGGGATTGAGAAAGGCCAGCGGCCCGCCGCCCAGGACGATGGGGAAGTCCGGCCGCGCCGCGCTCGAAAGGGGAATGCCCGCCGCGACCAGGGCCGCCGCCACGGGCAGGTAATCTTCCTCGTAGCACAGCGAAAAGGCGACGACCGGGAAATCCGTCAGGGGACGGCCCGAGTCCTCGGCCGCAGGCACCTGGCCCGGGCGGCAGAACACGCGCTGCACGGCCAGGGCCGGGTCGGCGGCCAGCAGCCGCCAGACGGCCTGCCAGCCGAGCGCCGACAGGGCCAGGGCGGCGTCGCCGGGCACGGCCAGGGCCACCGGCAGCCGGCCGCCGAAATCCCGCACTTCGGGTCGGTCCAGCCCGAAACACACCGTGGCCCGCGTCGTTTCGCTCAATACGCCATCCAGCCCTTGCCCCGGCACGGGGACCGGGGGGAAGTTCTCCCCCCCGGCAGGGAGGTCGGGGAGGGGCAACGCCCCTCGTGGAAACTAGTCCGCCTGCATGCGGATAAACGACGGGATCTCGAATTCCTCCTCGTCGAACAGGAACTCTTCCTCGCCGATGGGCTGGGTCTTGATGGGCGGCTGGGAAAGCGCCGCCTCGGGGCCGCCCTTCTTGGTACCTTTGCGCAGGTAGGCCGGGATGTTGTAGTCGTTGGCCTGCTGGCCCGACAGCACACGCACGCTGCGCGGGCTCTGCACGCCACCGCCGCCGCCACCGCCGCCGCCCAGGGGCGGGCTCATGGCCTTCTGGCGCGACAGGCTGGTGATGACCTCGACGGGTTTTTGCTCCTCGCGCTTTTGCACCGGGGCGGCATCGCGCTGCATGGCCGACTCGATGCCCGTGGCGATGACGGTGATGCGCATCTCGTCGGTGGCGTCGGGGTCGAAGACCGTGCCGAAAAAGACTTTCGCATCCTCGTGGACGGCCTCGGTGATGGTGGAGGCGGCCTCGTCGACCTCCTCGATGGTCAGGTCCGGGCCGCAGGTGATGTTCATGAGCACGCCGCGGGCGCCGTCGATGGTGACGTCCTCGAGCAGCGGGCTGGTGATGGCCTTGAGCGCCGCCTCGCGGGCGCGGGATTCGCCGCGCGCCGTGCCGAAACCCATCATGGCCAGGCCCATTTCGCTCATGACGGCCTTGACGTCGGCGAAGTCGAGGTTGATCAGGCCCGGGACCATGATCAGGTCGGAGATGCCCTTGACGGCGAAATAGAGGATCTCGTCGGCCTTTTTGAGCATCTCGATGAAGGTGGCCTTCTTGGAGGCAAGCGACAGCAGGCGGTCGTTGGGGATGGTGATGATGGAATCCACCACGTCCCGCAGGGCCTGCACGCCCTTTTCGGCCGAGAGCAGGCGTTTCTTGCCCTCGAAATAGAAGGGTTTGGTGACCACGGCCACGGTGAGCGCCCCGGCCTCCTTGGCCACCTGGGCGACGACGGGCGCGGCGCCGGTGCCGGTGCCGCCGCCCATGCCGGCGGTAACGAAGACCATGTCGCAATCGCCGATGGCGGCGCGGATGGCGTCGATGCTCTCCAGGGCGGCGTCGCGGCCGACGTCGGGATTGGCGCCGGCGCCCAGTCCCTTGGTGAGCTTCTCGCCGAGCTGGATGCGGTATTCGGCCTGGGACTTCTGCAAGGCCTGGATGTCGGTGTTGGCCGTGATGAAGGTCACGCCGGACATGGCCGAGCAGATCATGTTCTCCACGGCGTTGCCGCCGCCGCCACCGCAGCCGACGACCTTGATGCGGGCGTTGGAGCCCTGGTCGAGTTCCAAATATTCCATACGTGTCTCCCCCTAGCGGATCTCCCTGCGAATCCCCCTGAACAAAACCGACCACTCGCGGACTATTTCACGTCCACGAACCACTTCCGCATCCTCCCCAGAATGCGGTTGAAGACATTTTCGTCGCGGATGCGGAAGCGCTGTTCCACGCCCTCCTTTTCCGCGCCGAACATGAGAAGCCCCACCGCCGTGGCGTACATGG contains the following coding sequences:
- a CDS encoding LysE family translocator codes for the protein MSLPLYLAFIAAASFLLIIPGPTVLLVISYGLAEGRRSPWPIVGGVCLGDAVACAGSLLGLGALLSASAAAFTVVKAIGAVYLVWLGIGMIRSGNAVAASEPRPSGRKFAHAFAVTALNPKTILFFVAFLPQFVSPGASAGPQLFLLGATFVALAAVNTTAYALLSGTAGGRIRDPRFVRRLKRLGGGALVGAGVMTAVATRR
- the ftsZ gene encoding cell division protein FtsZ → MEYLELDQGSNARIKVVGCGGGGGNAVENMICSAMSGVTFITANTDIQALQKSQAEYRIQLGEKLTKGLGAGANPDVGRDAALESIDAIRAAIGDCDMVFVTAGMGGGTGTGAAPVVAQVAKEAGALTVAVVTKPFYFEGKKRLLSAEKGVQALRDVVDSIITIPNDRLLSLASKKATFIEMLKKADEILYFAVKGISDLIMVPGLINLDFADVKAVMSEMGLAMMGFGTARGESRAREAALKAITSPLLEDVTIDGARGVLMNITCGPDLTIEEVDEAASTITEAVHEDAKVFFGTVFDPDATDEMRITVIATGIESAMQRDAAPVQKREEQKPVEVITSLSRQKAMSPPLGGGGGGGGGVQSPRSVRVLSGQQANDYNIPAYLRKGTKKGGPEAALSQPPIKTQPIGEEEFLFDEEEFEIPSFIRMQAD
- a CDS encoding radical SAM protein, which encodes MSETTRATVCFGLDRPEVRDFGGRLPVALAVPGDAALALSALGWQAVWRLLAADPALAVQRVFCRPGQVPAAEDSGRPLTDFPVVAFSLCYEEDYLPVAAALVAAGIPLSSAARPDFPIVLGGGPLAFLNPAPILPALDLLFVGEAEAGLAAVLDRLRRQALAGADKARCLAAVADMPGVLVPGLTRTPVRRVVAACPGAPVLLADPAHSCFVSGHAAFRDMFLVEVNRGCPHGCRFCAAGYAYRPPRQAGRDALQALIEDVSPRKVGLVGTALTDWPDLLPFLTWLKKRGTKFSLSSVRADGITPELLAILREAGLRTLTLALEAPGERLRRAANKQLSVEALLRAVSLAGKHGVNHLKFYLIVGWPGETEADFDELAPLLRDIAAASSIGVGKRGVAHATLSVNPLVPKPFTPMQWAPMAAEAAIEAAYARVRAAVKPLKGFKVEVENASAARLQGLLARGDTALFGLVEQAVAAGSFRRALKTWDGDVAAYLDRPRDKDEAFPWDIVDVGVSRDFLWREWERYREGVPTAKCPPAGCQACRRCGIYSGGDGA